From the Gordonia bronchialis DSM 43247 genome, one window contains:
- a CDS encoding penicillin-binding protein, producing MSKKLWPLAWACLLSGVLVAGLLYPVASGLGVVSNRAAAAVENVSSELLNGTLPEVTTMTDASGTPIALLFDQYRYQVGYNDIAPDMIRAIISIEDRRFLEHDGVDWKGTIRAALKNSSSGEVQQGASTLDQQYIKNFQLLVLARTEAERQAAIETTPARKLREVRMALTMEQSLIDAAKRDKGLDDAAAKQEAKKQIVTRYLNVVPFGNNAYGIEAAAQTYFGIPAKDLNVAQAALLAGMVQSSSALNPYTNPEAATARRNTVLDTMIQNFPERSAELTAAKTAPLGVLRRPVTPQQGCIAAGNNGFFCDYAMQFLAENGMSRDSVLRGGYIIQTTLDPEVQRSTVRAVKTQASPDADGVADVMSFIRPGKQSHDVVSMASSRDYGLNLRVGQTMQPQPFSMVGDGAGSVFKIFTVAAAMEKGLGINTNIPVPGFVAVEGMGNSAGANGCPANAYCVKNDGRYPASMSVTQALAQSPNTAFVKLLQQTGVKPAVDMAVRLGLRSYTVPGSSGYGEKSMAQYVKDGNFGSFTLGPLPLNALELSNVAATLASGGTWCPPNPIKSISRIKRDAYGNPVMDPSGRPALTSVPFNGPACEQVVEEGLANTLANAMSQDDKGGGTSAGAAGSIGWTLPSSGKTGTTEAHRSSAFVGFTNRLAGAAYVYSDGPNPQGVCSSPLRSCYDGNLYGGMEPARTWYQGMLPVATKFGPVRLPPNDPEYLSGSSRGRIPGVTGLTASAATARLQAAGFKVSQLDVDSARPQGTVVFTAPSDSAMPGSVITIYVSNGRRAAGDSNGPTETTVQVPGVGPVVIQLPG from the coding sequence ATCTCGAAGAAGCTGTGGCCACTCGCGTGGGCGTGCCTGCTGTCCGGTGTGCTCGTCGCCGGACTTCTCTACCCGGTGGCCAGCGGTCTCGGGGTCGTCTCCAACCGCGCCGCGGCCGCAGTGGAGAACGTGTCGTCGGAGTTGCTGAACGGGACACTGCCCGAGGTGACGACGATGACCGACGCGAGCGGCACACCCATCGCCTTGCTCTTCGATCAGTACCGCTATCAGGTCGGGTACAACGACATCGCGCCGGACATGATCCGCGCGATCATCTCCATCGAGGACCGCCGCTTCCTCGAGCACGACGGCGTCGACTGGAAGGGCACCATCCGCGCCGCACTCAAGAACTCCTCGTCCGGCGAGGTGCAGCAGGGTGCGTCGACGCTGGATCAGCAGTACATCAAGAACTTCCAGCTGCTGGTGCTCGCCCGCACCGAGGCCGAACGTCAGGCCGCGATCGAGACCACGCCGGCGCGCAAGCTCCGCGAGGTGCGGATGGCCCTGACGATGGAGCAGTCCCTGATCGATGCGGCCAAACGCGACAAGGGACTCGACGACGCCGCGGCCAAGCAGGAGGCCAAGAAGCAGATCGTCACCCGCTACCTCAACGTCGTACCGTTCGGCAACAACGCCTACGGCATCGAGGCCGCCGCACAGACCTACTTCGGCATCCCGGCCAAAGACCTCAACGTCGCGCAGGCCGCACTGCTCGCCGGCATGGTGCAGTCGAGTTCGGCACTGAACCCCTACACCAATCCCGAGGCGGCGACGGCCCGCCGGAACACCGTGCTGGACACGATGATCCAGAACTTCCCCGAACGCAGCGCCGAACTGACCGCGGCCAAGACCGCGCCGCTCGGTGTACTGCGACGTCCGGTCACGCCGCAACAGGGGTGCATCGCGGCCGGCAACAACGGCTTCTTCTGCGACTACGCGATGCAGTTCCTCGCCGAGAACGGGATGTCGCGTGACTCCGTGCTGCGCGGCGGGTACATCATCCAGACCACGCTGGATCCCGAGGTCCAGCGCTCGACGGTCCGCGCGGTCAAGACCCAGGCCAGCCCCGACGCCGACGGCGTCGCCGACGTGATGAGTTTCATCCGGCCCGGCAAACAGTCCCACGACGTGGTGTCGATGGCGTCGAGCCGCGACTACGGGCTCAACCTGCGCGTCGGCCAGACGATGCAGCCGCAGCCCTTCTCGATGGTCGGCGACGGCGCCGGCTCGGTGTTCAAGATCTTCACCGTCGCCGCGGCGATGGAGAAGGGCCTCGGCATCAACACCAACATCCCCGTCCCCGGTTTCGTCGCCGTGGAGGGCATGGGTAACAGCGCCGGCGCCAATGGCTGCCCGGCCAACGCGTACTGCGTCAAGAACGACGGCCGGTATCCGGCGTCGATGTCGGTGACGCAGGCGCTGGCCCAGTCGCCCAACACCGCCTTCGTCAAGCTCCTGCAGCAGACGGGTGTGAAACCGGCCGTGGACATGGCCGTCCGGCTGGGGCTGCGCTCGTACACGGTGCCCGGGTCGTCGGGCTACGGCGAGAAGAGCATGGCCCAGTACGTCAAGGACGGGAACTTCGGGTCGTTCACGCTGGGACCGCTGCCGCTGAACGCGCTGGAACTGTCCAACGTCGCGGCGACGCTGGCCTCCGGCGGCACCTGGTGCCCGCCCAACCCGATCAAGTCGATCAGCCGCATCAAGCGCGACGCCTACGGCAACCCGGTGATGGATCCGTCGGGGCGTCCCGCGCTGACGTCCGTGCCGTTCAACGGGCCCGCCTGCGAGCAGGTCGTCGAGGAGGGGCTGGCCAACACGCTGGCCAACGCGATGAGCCAGGACGACAAGGGCGGCGGCACCTCGGCCGGCGCCGCCGGGTCCATCGGCTGGACGCTGCCGAGCTCCGGCAAGACCGGCACCACCGAGGCCCACCGCAGCTCGGCCTTCGTCGGCTTCACCAACCGCTTGGCGGGCGCCGCCTACGTCTACAGCGACGGCCCCAACCCGCAGGGTGTGTGCAGCAGCCCGCTGCGGTCCTGCTACGACGGCAACCTCTACGGCGGTATGGAGCCGGCGCGCACCTGGTATCAGGGGATGCTGCCGGTGGCCACCAAATTCGGTCCGGTCCGTCTCCCACCGAATGATCCCGAGTACCTGAGTGGCAGCAGTCGCGGCCGGATTCCCGGGGTCACCGGGCTGACCGCGAGTGCGGCGACCGCACGACTGCAGGCCGCCGGGTTCAAGGTCAGCCAGCTCGACGTGGACAGCGCCCGCCCGCAGGGCACGGTGGTGTTCACCGCGCCGTCGGACTCGGCGATGCCCGGCAGCGTGATCACCATCTACGTCAGCAACGGCCGCCGTGCCGCCGGGGACAGCAACGGCCCGACCGAAACCACCGTGCAGGTGCCCGGCGTGGGACCGGTGGTCATCCAGCTGCCCGGGTGA
- a CDS encoding WhiB family transcriptional regulator: MAKAAVSTGEERLTWVAQARCRGGDPDELFVRGAAQRKAATICRHCPVQLECGADALDNRVEFGVWGGMTERQRRALLRQHPEVTSWSAFFAAQRRRQQADAV, encoded by the coding sequence ATGGCGAAAGCGGCAGTTTCCACCGGAGAAGAACGCTTGACCTGGGTGGCGCAAGCCCGGTGCCGAGGGGGAGACCCCGATGAACTCTTCGTTCGAGGAGCCGCGCAACGCAAGGCCGCAACCATCTGCCGGCACTGCCCGGTGCAGCTGGAGTGCGGCGCCGATGCGCTCGACAACCGGGTGGAGTTCGGGGTCTGGGGTGGCATGACGGAACGTCAGCGGCGGGCGCTGCTGCGTCAGCATCCCGAGGTCACGTCGTGGTCGGCGTTCTTCGCCGCGCAGCGACGGCGACAGCAGGCCGACGCGGTCTGA